A region of Argentina anserina chromosome 5, drPotAnse1.1, whole genome shotgun sequence DNA encodes the following proteins:
- the LOC126794909 gene encoding protein DETOXIFICATION 27-like, producing MDREEEEEDVLALNQPLLTEPVVTGNSPLEDVQSKSLASRVWIETKKLWRVVGPAIVARLAGYSMTVITQAFAGHLGDNELAAISIVNNVILGFSFGLLLGMASALETLCGQAFGAKRYPMLGIYLQRSWIVLFIGCIFLSPIYVFASPILKLLGQTDEVSELSGVVSLWVLPLHFSYAFLFPLQRFLQSQLKNFVTLWMSLVVLVIHTLISWIFVYVLDFGIVGAAVTLDISWWLLVFMQLAYVTCGWCPLSWPGLSMEAFSGLWEFIKLSAASGVMICLEFWYYRVLILMTGYLPDSTLSVDAISICMTVNGWELMIHLAFLAGTGVRVANELGAGNGQAAKFATKVAVAESSFISLFFCVLIIALHDKFAYIFTSSTDVLLAVDHLSYLLAITILLNGVQPVLSGVAIGSGWQAWVAYVNLFCYYIVGLPLGIVLGWVADYGALGIWSGMILGGTLVQTVILAIITTRRDWENEALTAGRRVNKWSTQDSQAEG from the exons ATGGacagggaagaagaagaagaagacgttCTGGCTCTTAACCAACCCTTATTAACAGAACCAGTAGTAACCGGAAACAGTCCACTTGAAGATGTACAAAGCAAAAGCCTTGCGTCAAGAGTTTGGATAGAAACCAAGAAACTATGGCGCGTCGTGGGCCCTGCTATCGTCGCCCGGCTTGCCGGCTACTCCATGACCGTCATTACTCAGGCCTTCGCCGGCCACCTAGGTGACAATGAGCTTGCTGCAATCTCCATCGTCAACAATGTCATCCTTGGCTTCTCATTTGGTCTGCTG TTGGGAATGGCAAGTGCCCTGGAAACTCTATGTGGTCAAGCTTTTGGGGCCAAAAGGTATCCAATGCTTGGGATTTATCTCCAGAGGTCTTGGATCGTGTTGTTCATCGGCTGCATTTTCCTATCGCCGATTTATGTTTTCGCTTCTCCAATTCTGAAACTACTGGGGCAGACAGATGAAGTGTCAGAGCTTTCAGGGGTGGTGTCCCTTTGGGTTTTGCCATTGCATTTTAGCTATGCATTTCTTTTCCCATTGCAAAGGTTCTTGCAGAGCCAGCTCAAGAACTTTGTGACTTTGTGGATGTCCTTGGTGGTTCTGGTGATTCATACCCTGATAAGCTGGatttttgtgtatgttttggattttggaaTTGTCGGTGCTGCTGTGACTTTGGATATTTCATGGTGGCTCTTGGTTTTCATGCAACTTGCTTATGTGACTTGTGGCTGGTGTCCGCTGAGTTGGCCTGGTCTGTCTATGGAGGCTTTTTCTGGGCTCTGGGAATTTATCAAACTTTCTGCTGCATCTGGCGTCATGATCTG TTTGGAATTCTGGTATTACAGAGTTTTGATATTGATGACCGGATACTTACCAGACTCGACTCTTTCTGTTGATGCCATATCAATTTG CATGACTGTAAACGGGTGGGAACTCATGATCCATTTAGCTTTCTTGGCTGGAACAGG AGTGAGGGTCGCGAATGAGCTCGGAGCCGGAAATGGTCAGGCAGCAAAGTTTGCAACAAAGGTTGCTGTGGCGGAATCAAGCTTCATCTCCCTTTTCTTTTGTGTGCTCATTATCGCGTTACATGACAAGTTTGCATACATCTTCACTTCAAGCACTGATGTCCTATTAGCAGTTGATCACTTGTCTTACCTCTTGGCTATAACCATTCTACTTAATGGGGTTCAACCCGTTTTGTCAG GCGTAGCGATAGGCTCAGGATGGCAAGCATGGGTTGCATATGTAAATCTTTTCTGCTACTATATTGTTGGGCTTCCACTTGGAATAGTACTGGGATGGGTTGCTGACTATGGTGCTTTG GGTATATGGTCTGGGATGATCCTTGGTGGTACCCTTGTACAAACTGTGATTTTGGCTATCATCACAACCCGACGTGATTGGGAAAATGAG GCACTGACTGCTGGCCGGCGGGTAAACAAGTGGTCTACACAAGATAGCCAAGCTGAGGGATAG
- the LOC126794908 gene encoding protein DETOXIFICATION 27-like: protein MDREEKEDGVVLVLDRPLLAEPSTGNSPPAYVQGKSLASRVWIETKKLWRIVGPAIVARIASFSMNVITQAFAGHLGDNELAAISIVNNVIIGLSFGLLLGMASALETLCGQAFGAKRYPMLGIYLQRSWIVLFICCILLSPIYVFASPILKLLGQTDEVSELSGVVSLWVLPLHFSYAFFFPLQRFVQSQLKNFVTLWMSLVVLVIHTLISWIFVYVLDFGIVGAAVTLGISWWLLVFMLLVYVTCGWCPLSWHGLSMEAFSGLWEFVKLSTSSGVMLCLEFWYYKILIVMTGYLPDSTLAVDALSICMTVNGWEFMIHLGFLAGVGVRVANELGAGNGQAAKFATKVAVAESSFISLFFCVLIIALHDKFGYIFTSSTDVLLAVDHLSYLLAITIILNGIQPVLSGVAIGSGWQAWVAYVNLFCYYIVGLPLGIVLGWVADYGVLGMWAGMILGGTLVQTVILAIIATRRDWENEALAAGRRVKKWSTQDNQAEGQQ from the exons ATGGATagggaagagaaagaagatgGAGTAGTTCTGGTTCTTGATCGACCTTTATTAGCAGAACCATCAACCGGAAACAGTCCACCTGCATATGTACAAGGCAAAAGCCTAGCGTCAAGAGTTTGGATAGAAACCAAGAAACTATGGCGCATCGTGGGACCCGCTATCGTCGCGCGGATTGCTAGTTTCTCCATGAACGTTATTACACAGGCCTTCGCCGGACACCTCGGTGACAATGAGCTCGCTGCAATCTCGATCGTCAACAATGTCATCATCGGCTTATCATTTGGTCTCCTG TTGGGAATGGCTAGTGCGCTGGAAACTCTATGTGGGCAAGCTTTTGGGGCCAAAAGGTACCCAATGCTTGGGATTTATCTCCAGAGATCATGGATCGTGTTGTTCATCTGCTGCATTCTTCTATCGCCCATTTATGTTTTCGCTTCTCCGATTCTGAAACTACTGGGGCAGACAGATGAAGTTTCAGAGCTTTCAGGGGTGGTGTCTCTTTGGGTTTTGCCATTGCATTTCAgctatgcattttttttcccATTGCAAAGGTTCGTGCAGAGCCAGCTCAAGAACTTTGTGACTTTGTGGATGTCCTTGGTGGTTCTGGTGATTCATACCCTGATAAGCTGGatttttgtgtatgttttggattttggaaTTGTGGGTGCTGCTGTGACTCTAGGTATTTCATGGTGGCTCTTGGTTTTCATGCTACTTGTGTATGTGACATGTGGCTGGTGTCCACTGAGTTGGCATGGTCTGTCTATGGAGGCCTTTTCTGGGCTCTGGGAATTTGTCAAATTATCTACTTCTTCTGGCGTCATGCTCTG CTTGGAATTCTGGTATTACAAAATATTGATAGTAATGACTGGATACTTACCAGACTCGACTCTTGCTGTTGATGCCTTATCAATTTG CATGACTGTAAATGGGTGGGAGTTCATGATTCATTTAGGTTTCTTGGCCGGAGTCGG AGTAAGGGTGGCAAATGAGCTCGGAGCTGGAAATGGTCAGGCAGCAAAGTTTGCAACCAAGGTAGCAGTGGCCGAATCGAGCTTCATCTCCCTTTTCTTCTGTGTGCTCATTATCGCCCTACATGACAAGTTTGGATACATCTTCACATCAAGCACCGATGTCCTCCTAGCAGTTGATCACTTGTCTTACCTCTTGGCTATTACCATTATTCTTAACGGGATTCAACCCGTTTTGTCag GCGTAGCTATAGGTTCAGGATGGCAAGCGTGGGTGGCATACGTAAATCTTTTTTGCTACTACATTGTTGGGCTTCCACTGGGAATAGTATTGGGATGGGTTGCTGACTATGGGGTTTTG GGTATGTGGGCTGGGATGATTCTTGGTGGTACTCTTGTACAAACTGTGATTTTGGCTATCATTGCAACACGACGCGATTGGGAAAATGAG GCACTGGCTGCTGGCCGGCGGGTAAAGAAGTGGTCGACACAAGATAATCAAGCTGAGGGACAGCAATAA
- the LOC126794912 gene encoding putative clathrin assembly protein At4g40080 has product MDRKINFIDILKDKASILRATLSINRHVSSIHVSVLCATSHDPSSPPSEDRISDILDLGKSSRLAACTCIDILMERLHATQNAFVALKCLYTVHNIVSKGSLIFRDQISYHPSFGGRNFLNMTMFSDKSDSDTWEFSLWVRWYAAVVEQNLKAARVIGYYLSSENKKVGYQVKKLPVLNSELVDEIEGLVEFVVRISDAPESLSLQRNNLVYEIVKAASEDYRAVQCEISLRVKEIEDRVERLSLSELTRVVDALRRLEDCKERLVLLFVNRKRNDRLWESVRKTRAELAETKAQREETRLVVRTVSRSRGRDEMSEPTQCWNPFLEPGQLLLLPSSGGGGWLGMGPSPIAV; this is encoded by the coding sequence ATGGACCGGAAGATCAACTTCATCGACATCCTCAAAGACAAGGCCTCCATCCTCCGCGCCACCCTCTCCATCAACCGCCACGTCTCATCCATCCATGTCTCCGTCCTCTGTGCCACTTCGCACGACCCTTCGTCGCCTCCGTCGGAGGATAGAATCTCCGACATCCTCGACCTGGGAAAGTCGTCGCGTCTCGCTGCTTGCACTTGCATTGACATCCTCATGGAGCGTCTCCACGCCACCCAGAACGCCTTCGTCGCGCTGAAATGTCTCTACACGGTCCATAACATAGTCTCCAAAGGCTCGTTGATTTTCAGAGACCAGATTTCTTACCATCCCAGCTTTGGAGGGCGTAACTTTCTCAACATGACCATGTTCAGCGACAAGTCGGATTCGGATACGTGGGAGTTTTCGTTATGGGTGAGGTGGTACGCCGCTGTGGTCGAACAGAATCTGAAGGCGGCTAGGGTGATCGGTTATTATCTTAGCTCGGAAAATAAGAAAGTGGGATATCAAGTAAAGAAGTTGCCGGTGTTGAATTCTGAATTGGTGGATGAGATTGAAGGGCTCGTTGAATTTGTCGTCAGAATCTCCGACGCGCCGGAATCGTTGAGCCTGCAGAGGAACAATTTGGTTTACGAGATCGTCAAGGCGGCGAGTGAGGATTACAGGGCGGTTCAGTGTGAAATATCGTTACGGgttaaagaaattgaggacAGGGTGGAGAGACTGAGTCTGTCCGAGTTGACTCGGGTGGTGGACGCGCTGAGGAGGCTGGAGGATTGCAAGGAGAGGCTGGTGCTGCTCTTCGTGAACCGGAAAAGGAACGACAGGTTGTGGGAGTCGGTTCGGAAAACGAGGGCGGAGCTGGCGGAGACGAAGGCGCAGAGGGAGGAGACGAGGCTGGTGGTGAGGACCGTTAGTAGGAGCAGAGGGCGAGACGAGATGAGCGAGCCGACTCAGTGCTGGAACCCGTTTCTTGAACCAGGGCAATTGCTTCTGTTACCATCTAGTGGCGGAGGAGGGTGGCTGGGGATGGGCCCCAGCCCGATAGCCGTTTGA